From the Orcinus orca chromosome 7, mOrcOrc1.1, whole genome shotgun sequence genome, the window ATCGGGCACCTGTACTCGGCGCTACTGGCTGACGCCCTGTGCCGACACCACCGCCTCCGAGTTCCCAGCGCCGCCGCCACGCGATTCTCCACTGGTACCGATGAGCACGGCCTCAAGATTCAGCAGGCAGCAGCCGCTGCGGGCCTGGCTCCGTCCGAGCTGTGCGACAGAGTCTCTGCCCAGTTCCAGCAGCTTTTCCGGGAGGCTGACATCTCCTCCACCGACTTCATCCGCACCACTGAGGCCCGGCATCGGATGGCTGTGCAGCATTTCTGGGGGGTGCTGAAGGCTCGGGGTCTTCTCTACAAGGGGCTCTATGAAGGTTGGTATTGCGCCTCGGACGAGTGCTTCCTGCCTGAAGCCAAGGTCACCAGGCAGCCCGGCCCGTCGGGGGATTTGTGTCCTGTATCTCTGGAGAGCGGGCATCCCGTCTCCTGGaccaaggaagaaaactacatttTCAGGCTTTCCCAGTTCCGGGAGCCGCTCCAGCGGTGGCTGCGGGGCGACCCTCAGGCCATCACCCCGGAGCCATTCCATCACGCAGTCCTTCAGTGGCTGGAAGAGGAGCTGCCTGACCTATCCGTCTCTCGAAGGAGTAGCCACTTGCACTGGGGCATTCCGGTGCCGGGGGACGATTCGCAGACCATCTACGTATGGCTGGATGCCTTGGTCAACTACCTTACTGTAATTGGCTACCCAAACGCTGAGTTCAAATCTTGGTGGCCCACCACCTCTCATATCATAGGCAAGGACATTCTCAAATTCCATGCTATCTATTGGCCTGCCCTCCTCTTAGGGGCCGGCATGAGCCCACCACACCGCATCTATGTTCACTCCCACTGGACGGTCTGTGGTCAAAAGATGTCTAAGAGCTTGGGCAACGTGGTGGATCCCAGGACATGCCTTGACCGCTATACTGTGGATGGCTTCCGCTACTTTCTCCTTCGTCAGGGCGTCCCCAACTGGGACTGTGATTACTATGGTGAAAAGGTGGTTAAGTTGTTGGATTCCGAGCTGGCATTTGCTTTGGGAGGTCTCTTGAACCGATGCACTGCCAACAGAATAAATCCTTCTGGGACCTATCCGGCTTTTTGCACTACCTGTTTTCCCAGTGAGCCAGGGTTGGTGGGGCCATCAGGTCGTGCTCAGGCAGAGGACTATGCTCTGGTGAGCGCAGTGGCCACTTTGCCCAAGCAGGTGGCAGACCACTATGATAACTTTCAGATCTATAAGGCCCTGGAGGCAGTATCCAGCTGTGTCCGGCAAACTAATGGCTTTGTCCAAAGGCATGCACCATGGAAGTTGAACTGGGAGAGCCCAGTGGATGCTCCCTGGCTGGGTACTGTGCTTCATGTGGCCTTGGAATGTTTGCGAGTCTTTGGAACTTTGCTCCAGCCTGTCACCCCAAGCCTAGCTGACAAGCTGCTGTCTAGGTTGGGGGTCTCTGCCACAGAGAGGGGCCTTGGAGAGCTCCATTTCTTGCCTCGATTCTATGGACATCCATGCCCTTTTgaagggaggaggctgggacCTGAAACTGGGGTCTTGTTTCCAAGACTGGACCAGTCCAGGGCCTGGCTGGTAAAAACCCATAAGACCTAGAAACTCAGTTCTTATTAGCTGTGGTAAAAAAGCAAacatcttattttcttatttttcattttcaggaaAGTTATAGTAATGCTTTCTGAAGTGTTGCATCAAATGAGCACATAAGTAATGTCCCTGTGAAAAGAGGTTTGTAGCCTTTCAGGAGCCTACTCCCTACTCTTCAGTTCTCTGTGTCCATTAACCACTGTCCTTTGCACCCCAGTGTCTCTAAGATGTCTCCAGGGGAAAGGTGGGTAAGAGACAACTTTGCTGATACTACTCCTTCTCATTGTGCCTCTGTCCAAACCACAGTTATTTGCCCAGACTACCTCTCACGGCTTGTTTGTCACTGGCCTGGCCTCTGCTGGGCAAATTAGTGCGTGTGGGGGTTGGAGGCCCCCTCCCTCAGTTTTTACTTTGTTATATATGTTGGGTCTCCTGTTAAAAAGAGGTTGTTTCATTAAACCTTTAAAAACCAGTGTCCTAGACTAGATGATTTTTGCCTATGTTTATATTCTCAATTCTTAACAACTCCCTGTTAAGACTCCCTGCTTTGCTAGTTAATAATCCAGTAGTTGTGCTTTGTAACATTACACTTTAACCAGTAGGTGGCTCTAGTCTCACACATTTAATTACTTAACATTGAGGTTTCAGAATATTTAGAATAGGTTTTCTGCTTCCTAATTttgcaaaatttaaatttaaagaaaaaattttattgcTTTCCTTAAAATAAGGATAACTGCAACCACTGCTGTTTTACAGTAAGCAATAGAAAGATCAGAATCCTTAGTTTTTTTCAGACTACTGAAAAAGGACATTTACTCTATTAAATGTTTAGTAAGCTAATAAGTAAAGGTATCACGTTTGTTTGGACTATGATGAATtataaagctcttttttttttttttttttttatggtacgcgggcctctcacagttgcggcctcttccgttgcggagcacaggctccggacgcgcaggctcagcggccatggctcacgggcccagccgctccgcggcatgtgggatcttcccggaccggggcatgaacccgtgtcccctgcattggcaggcggactctcaaccactgcaccaccaggaaagcccctataAAGCTCTTTTGAGGTACTTGgtatgttaaacattttttaaagtttaataacatTAGGTTTATaggtatgattttaaaaatctgta encodes:
- the MARS2 gene encoding methionine--tRNA ligase, mitochondrial gives rise to the protein MLRISAFRLLGRTGASRLSLLEDFSLRHYSSDPLGVRDDTRDARAYFTTPIFYVNAAPHIGHLYSALLADALCRHHRLRVPSAAATRFSTGTDEHGLKIQQAAAAAGLAPSELCDRVSAQFQQLFREADISSTDFIRTTEARHRMAVQHFWGVLKARGLLYKGLYEGWYCASDECFLPEAKVTRQPGPSGDLCPVSLESGHPVSWTKEENYIFRLSQFREPLQRWLRGDPQAITPEPFHHAVLQWLEEELPDLSVSRRSSHLHWGIPVPGDDSQTIYVWLDALVNYLTVIGYPNAEFKSWWPTTSHIIGKDILKFHAIYWPALLLGAGMSPPHRIYVHSHWTVCGQKMSKSLGNVVDPRTCLDRYTVDGFRYFLLRQGVPNWDCDYYGEKVVKLLDSELAFALGGLLNRCTANRINPSGTYPAFCTTCFPSEPGLVGPSGRAQAEDYALVSAVATLPKQVADHYDNFQIYKALEAVSSCVRQTNGFVQRHAPWKLNWESPVDAPWLGTVLHVALECLRVFGTLLQPVTPSLADKLLSRLGVSATERGLGELHFLPRFYGHPCPFEGRRLGPETGVLFPRLDQSRAWLVKTHKT